One region of Emys orbicularis isolate rEmyOrb1 chromosome 4, rEmyOrb1.hap1, whole genome shotgun sequence genomic DNA includes:
- the LOC135877462 gene encoding serine protease 33-like, producing the protein MGVLSCLLAALFLLLLPLLEGAEEFQSTCGQSVASSRIVGGQNAQNGAWPWQASIQYNGVHICGGSLITGEWVVSAAHCFNRNLPLTGYSVSLGKYQLNIQNANTFTSAVSQVIIHGDYNPSSYASDIALAHLSRPLLYTAYILPVCLPDRNDSIANGTLCWVTGWGNVQMSESLPAPRTLQEVQVSLMDAEMCNDLYSISITESPGSRPIKDDMVCAGQTEGGKDSCQGDSGGPLVCSQADSWFLIGIVSWGQGCGLPYRPGVYTRVSAYSDWIQQQLPSVESGVVNVTIRSHPNAGYTPAPTPLLLGPLLLANAALGIGPLLDF; encoded by the exons ATGGGTGTTCTCAGCTGCCTGCTGGCcgccctgttcctgctgctgctgccccttctgGAGG GTGCTGAGGAGTTCCAGTCAA CCTGTGGGCAGTCTGTGGCCTCCAGCCGTATCGTAGGAGGGCAGAATGCCCAGAACGGGGCTTGGCCCTGGCAGGCCAGCATTCAATACAATGGAGTCCACATCTGCGGAGGGTCCCTCATCACAGGGGAATGGGTGGTGTCTGCGGCTCATTGCTTCAATCG GAATCTGCCCCTCACTGGTTACTCTGTTTCCCTTGGGAAATACCAGCTGAATATCCAGAATGCAAACACCTTCACCTCTGCTGTGTCACAGGTCATAATCCACGGCGACTACAACCCCAGCAGCTATGCCTCAGACATAGCCCTGGCGCACCTAAGCAGGCCCCTTCTATACACCGCCTACATCCTCCCCGTCTGCCTTCCTGACCGCAATGATTCCATCGCGAATGGCACCCTGTGCTGGGTCACCGGCTGGGGGAATGTCCAGATGAGTG aaagtctccctgctccccgcACTCTGCAGGAGGTTCAGGTCTCACTCATGGATGCTGAGATGTGCAATGATCTCTATAGCATATCCATCACAGAGTCCCCGGGGTCGCGCCCCATCAAAGACGACATGGTGTGTGCTGGACAAACCGAAGGAGGGAAGGACTCCTGCCAG ggggATTCTGGGGGACCCCTCGTTTGTTCCCAGGCTGACTCCTGGTTCCTGATCGGCATCGTGAGCTGGGGACAAGGCTGTGGCCTCCCGTACCGTCCCGGGGTCTATACCCGGGTCTCCGCCTACTCCGACTGGatccagcagcagctccccagTGTGGAATCCGGGGTGGTGAATGTCACCATTAGGAGTCATCCTAATGCCGGCTACACTCCAGcgcccacccccctgctcctcggCCCCCTCCTGCTGGCCAACGCTGCCCTGGGGATAGGGCCACTGCTTGATTTCTGA
- the LOC135877461 gene encoding serine protease 33-like: MGVLSCPLAALFLVLVLPLLEGTEEFQSTCGQSVASSRIVGGQNAQNGAWPWQASIQYNGVHICGGSLITGEWVVSAAHCFNRSLPVTHYSVSLGEFQLNIQNANTFTSAVSQVIIHGDYNPSSYASDIALVRLSRPLLYTAYILPVCLPDRNDSITNGTLCWVTGWGKVQMDESLPAPHTLQEVQVPLIDAQTCNDLYSISITESPGSRPIKDDMVCAGYTGGGKDSCQGDSGGPLVCSQAGSWFLIGIVSWGEGCGLPYRPGVYTRVSAYSDWIQQQLPSVEFGVVNVTISTQSNAGYTPAPTPLLLGTLLLASAVPGIVPPLSKMLI; encoded by the exons ATGGGTGTTCTCAGCTGCCCACTGGCCGCCTTGTTCCTGGTTCTCGTGCTGCCCCTGCTGGAGG GTACTGAGGAGTTCCAGTCAA CCTGCGGGCAGTCTGTGGCCTCCAGCCGTATCGTAGGAGGGCAGAATGCCCAGAACGGGGCTTGGCCCTGGCAGGCCAGCATTCAATACAATGGAGTCCACATCTGCGGAGGGTCCCTCATCACAGGGGAATGGGTGGTGTCTGCGGCTCATTGCTTCAATAG GAGTCTGCCTGTCACTCATTACTCTGTTTCCCTTGGGGAATTCCAGCTGAATATCCAGAATGCAAACACCTTCACCTCTGCTGTGTCACAGGTCATAATCCACGGCGACTACAACCCCAGCAGCTATGCCTCAGACATAGCCCTGGTGCGCCTAAGCAGGCCCCTTCTATACACCGCCTACATCCTCCCCGTCTGCCTTCCTGACCGCAATGATTCCATCACGAATGGCACCCTGTGCTGGGTCACCGGCTGGGGGAAAGTCCAGATGGATG aaagtctccctgctccccacactctGCAGGAGGTTCAGGTCCCACTCATAGATGCCCAGACGTGCAATGACCTCTATAGCATATCCATCACAGAGTCCCCGGGGTCGCGCCCCATCAAAGACGACATGGTGTGTGCTGGCTACACCGGAGGAGGGAAGGACTCCTGCCAG ggggATTCTGGGGGACCCCTCGTTTGTTCCCAGGCTGGCTCCTGGTTCCTGATCGGCATCGTGAGCTGGGGAGAAGGCTGTGGCCTCCCCTACCGTCCCGGGGTCTATACCCGGGTCTCCGCCTACTCCGACTGGatccagcagcagctccccagTGTGGAATTTGGGGTGGTTAATGTCACCATTAGCACTCAGTCCAATGCCGGCTACACTCCAGCACCCACCCCCCTGCTTCTCGGCACCCTCCTGCTGGCCAGCGCTGTCCCGGGGATAGTGCCACCACTTTCTAAGATGCTAATTTAA
- the LOC135877432 gene encoding serine protease 27-like codes for MWGMSGLSCLLAIRLLLELPLLEACDQPMGSPRIVGGNDAKNGSWPWQVSIREGSNHICGGSLIAESWVVSAAHCFNGDKSAYHVNLGEYQLLNPSESLVSFPIKEIYRHPSYTDIGSSGDIALVELETPVNFNRVIRPICLPASSVEFPAGMECWVTGWGDTQYGGSLTAPKTLQEVQVPLIDRDTCNSLFNTGSYPDDPQGIDPIKQDMICAGYPQGEKDACQGDSGGPLVCEWDSAWLLAGVVSWGVECARPNRPGVYILLPPYADWIQGYVPTIPFTVRSMSVLQHNSAGASPLGALRNILGAFPTHTRLKQAKWIGGPLGLLGALSHCLVYLCLVPPLPAMLLLAAAVPMSL; via the exons ATGTGGGGCATGAGCGGTCTAAGCTGTCTGCTGGCCAttcggctgctgctggagctgccctTGCTGGAAG CTTGTGATCAGCCAATGGGATCTCCCCGCATTGTGGGGGGTAATGATGCCAAGAATGGGTCCTGGCCCTGGCAGGTCAGCATCCGTGAAGGCAGCAACCATATCTGCGGAGGGTCCCTCATTGCTGAGAGCTGGGTGGTGTCAGCAGCTCATTGCTTCAATGG GGACAAGTCTGCCTATCATGTGAACCTAGGGGAATATCAGCTCCTGAACCCCTCTGAAAGTCTGGTATCTTTTCCCATCAAGGAGATTTACCGTCATCCCAGCTACACCGATATTGGGTCCAGCGGTGACATTGCATTGGTGGAGCTGGAAACCCCTGTGAACTTCAACAGAGTTATCCGCCCCATCTGCCTTCCGGCCTCCTCTGTGGAGTTCCCCGCGGGCATGGAGTGCTGGGTGACCGGCTGGGGTGACACTCAGTATGGAG GGAGCCTGACAGCCCCCAAAACGCTGCAAGAGGTGCAGGTTCCCCTGATAGACAGAGACACCTGCAACAGCCTCTTCAACACCGGCTCATACCCAGACGACCCTCAGGGGATTGATCCCATCAAGCAGGATATGATCTGCGCAGGGTATCCGCAAGGGGAGAAAGATGCGTGTCAG GGTGACTCTGGGGGACCCTTGGTCTGCGAATGGGACAGCGCGTGGCTCTTGGCTGGGGTGGTGAGCTGGGGTGTGGAATGCGCACGCCCCAACCGCCCGGGGGTCTACATCCTGCTGCCCCCCTACGCCGACTGGATCCAGGGCTATGTCCCCACCATACCCTTCACCGTGCGTAGCATGTCCGTCTTGCAGCACAATAGTGCTGGTGCTAGCCCTTTGGGAGCCCTAAGGAATATTTTGGGGGCCTTCCCCACCCACACTAGACTAAAACAGGCAAAGTGGATAGGGGGCCCCCTTGGGCTGCTCGGGGCCCTAAGTCATTGTCTAGTCTACTTATGCCTAGTGCCCCCTCTGCCTGCCATGCTTCTCCTAGCTGCAGCTGTCCCCATGAGCCTGTGA